The nucleotide window CTCAAAAGCTTAACATTGTGGATAGATATAGTCTAAACCTTAAGACAATCTTACggtaagaaaaagaagaagaaatataaatatttcCTTATGGATAGATATAGTCTATGATTTTTTTCTCCTTGTGTGTTCTTCACATTTACAAAGTCATCTATCTTTCCCTTTATCATAatagccttctctctctctctctctctctctctctctctctcttgagaaAAGATCCTGCATCGAGACCTGGACTAAGAAATCAGAGTCTTCCACTTTAGATTAATCAACTCATCATTCTGGAAGCTGAAGAAATGAAGTCGTGATTTCGTTGTTTTGGCAACTTTGGTAGACCGACTGCGTTTAGCTTTGTCTCTATTATTTGACTACTGAGCATCTCTTTTGGATAAAAGAAGCTCAAAGTGGGAATTTTACAGCAAACCAGCCGTGTAATGCAAGCTTTACCTTTGCAATATTTTAACGTGAAGAACGTAACACAGGAAAGGACTGCTGACATATATTACTGTTCTTATTCTACCTCTTAATATTCAACTTATACAGGAATATTTCTCTCAATGTTTATTGCCAACTTGATAAAAGTTTATTTAAATAGGGAACTCTGTAAAAGTTTATCGAGACATAATGTATGTTCGAGTCCAAATCCAttctaagtttttttttaatttctttatcaTTGTATTCAtaatagaaaataataatatattttactttCTTGGATGAATATTTATAGACCGATAAATGAATTCGATACATCATCATCAAACCAATAATATTATAGAAGAACGATAGGTGTCACCTCCGGCCCCGCCCTACGGCGAGGTGGGTAAGATACACTGAAGAGAGGAAAGGAGGGAACGccggtgcctctctctctctctctatcttcctttctcctccgcaATGATGGAAGGAAGCATGAGATGACTGAAGCAGACCAGACCACCTTGTGGTGTGCGTGGGATATGATAACTCGGAATCTTTTCTCGTCGAAGCCATCAAAGCTTTCTACGCCAAATACCACCGGAAAAGACACATGAATCATCCTTTTGCCTTCTCGTAGGACATGGTTGCAGCTTTCTACTACTTCTTTGCATGCATTACAATCTGCAGACTCTACGGCCGAACAGACGGGTGCAGGCAAGCTCAGAGGCCTTCGAGAGCGACGTAGAATGCATTCCCACGTCACTTTTGCAACTTGAGATTCCGCACATTTACTTGTATGGAAATATTGATCATACAAACTACCGAGGAAACATAATACTACCATCGTGTATGTTGTCATACGTAAAGCCCCACCACGCACTCGCTAATAAATTACTGGTGTTCGTAGAGGAAGACCGAACTCGCTTTCTAATTGCTTAACCGTGCGGAGTTTGTACTCCTTCTTTCTCCCCGTCCACCAAAGGCCCCACGGGGTAAAAGACAAAGATGAGAGATCCATGGATCGTGAAGAACTCAATGCGGACAGCACTCGAGAACCCACCCCATGTTGAAGAAGCCTTTTGCCATCATGCATCTGCACCTGCTGTTGTTACCGATTGCCTTCCATGGATGGAGAAGGAAGTGTTTGAGCTATTTGTTACGGTGGTGGGTGATTTGTGGAAGTCGCTTTCTGGCGTATGATTTGTTAGCAAACCACACCACATTGAGAAGTGTTCTCTGGTGACACAATAAGAATGGGTTTTAGGACCAAATAAACGGTGGGCTTAGTGGATGTCATGACACAGCTTTAAGGTTTCTATTAAACAATGGTTATTAGGAACAAAGGCAAGCTAAGAGAAAAAAATCTTCCAAGTAATAATGAGTAGATCGAAAAGGAGACATAATTGTGGGTTAAGTGGCTGTCTCATTCACAAAAAGCGGCCTTTAAACCACTATCAGCCTGGTTGATTGACAGTAATGTATTGGATAGAAATTGATGATGGAACTTTTGTTCCTGTGGCCAAACATGGCACCGCGAAATGGCGCCACAGAAAGTCCAAGCAATAGTCATTAGCTTTTGTTGCATGAGGGCAGCTGTAAGATTATAAATAAAATGATGCACAAATTCAAATTTATATGAATTAACTCCTTTACATGGAGGAGAAGAGAACATTCTCTGATCAAAGAACAAAGCTTGCAGCATGCCAAAGACTTTTGGGACCAAAGTAATTCTGGGCACAGGATTCTCCCACATGTGAAGTTTTCTGAGAACCTAACTTTGAAGTATCTAAGATGAACAGATACATAAATGAATCAACATTATATCATGCAAAGCTAGAGACTGCTGATTAGTAGGCAAGCGTGGTGAAGGATATTGGGTAAGAATGCTATGATGCAATCTCATAAGAAACAGTGATCCTTTTCAAGCCTGCATGGTTTAACCCTGGGACACTTCAAACTGACTACTGATGCTAATTTATGCCTTGATGACACAGGCATTTAACACATATCCTTGTTGAACTGTAGTTGCACAAATTAAAACACAGACAATCCTAGAGAAACTTCTTCTCATCTTGAACACTCGGTTCAAACGACAGACAATTTGCCAATACAAATGTCACAACAGCTACAACAGCCGCGAAAAGGAGAAGTTAGTACTGCTGGATGCAGCCGAAGCCAAGTAACTTGAGGATATCATTTACCCCTGAAAAGGCAATGGACCACTAAATAAGAACATTTTCCAAAACGTGGACAAGATATGATTTACACTTACGTGCTCATCATCAGCGTTATGTTGTCTCCTTTCAACAGAATCCTCCCTGTGAAAAGGAAGAGTAGGCCTAAACGATAAATAAAAtggaacaaaaacaaaaaacaagcaATAACTGCAAGGACGAAATAACTTGACCAACCCAATGGCTTTCTGGTTTTCTTCTTCACATTTAGTTCCTCAGCTTCTTCCAGGACCAAATTCATGTATTCATCAAAACCCTGACAAACAATCACGCCACCTGTGACTAATTAGGAAATTAACCAAAAACGCATTACATTGCTTTTGTTAACATATGAACATTCATCGACCTGCATTACATTGCTTTTGTTAACATATGGATTTTCATCTACCACAGACAATACCCTTGTCTACCAAAAGATGACTTTTTCTGTTGGGAACATCATGTGTGTCTATAATATATGTGAAATAATTTGCTTACTCCTAATTAAGACTGAAAACGCAATAGTCCGCAAACTTCCCATTTTACAGTATCCCAATAgttaattatattttcaaatcTGTTACTTTGATAACTTCTTTagcaaaaataattttatgacagTGAAGAGAAAAAACAACATGCAGTAGAAAACAAGAAAATATCAACAACTTGAAAAATTCAAGAGtaataataacaaaaagaaacatgtacTAATATTAAGGTAATAACATTTATATCTACAGATATATGTGCATAACTGTCTAAACACatgctcaaaaataaaaaaagggcaagagattctttttcagaaAACCATAAAAATGTTTTGAAGCATTGCCTTCAACAGGATAGATTTTGACAGTGCCTGATGCAACAAAAAGAAGTCACATAATAATTAAAGAGAATGACTCTGATCAATGCTTCTAAGCCTATATAATTGATGTGACAGATTATAGAGGGAACTCAATATTGGAATCAAGAAACACAAGTTGAGACGCAACTTCTGTTTTCTTCTGTGTCAGTTTCATGCTTTAAAAAGAGAGAATATAATACAAGTCATTCTGGCTATTTTTCAACACAATATTTAACGATATCTATAAGATCAGTGTCACAGATGCAAGGTCACAAAAAATGCATCGGTCACATTCAGGTATAAGCATAAAAAATGGGAAATAGATCATCTGATAACTGTATACCCAATAAAGATTTACCAAATTTGAACAAAGTACCCAATAAAATGACAGATCACATAAATAGAAACCGAGTTTGTAATTAGACCTAATAAAAGACTGTCCACTAAATCAGCCTGAAGTGGTCACAATGAAGCTTCATAGTTATGACACCTAAATAGTCccacattgataaaaaaaaagtagATTTTGTATCTATGGATATAATAGCTTACTGCTACAAAGCTttggcttaagcattttgagccGTGTGATTAAGCCAACTCCATACTAACTAATTGACTAATAGGCTACTTGAGTCATAATAAATAATACTAGGGCAGCTACAGCAACCAGTGTGGATTGTAACTCAGCAATCACCAAGAGGGACTAACTCATGCCCACAGAGATGaggatttatttatattaatttcttACTTCAACAACAAAGATAGTTCAAGGAAAAATACGTCACACCCTCACAAGGAATATGTGACTGTTAAATATGGAAGATGGTCAAAATCCTGATATTCCCATACTGGAAGAAACAAGAAGACATTTCTCTTGCCAGTACTGACTTTTGTTAAAGTATCTATGACAAAATGACTATAccaagtcaaaagataatatcgacTAACAAGCTACAAAAGTCATGAGAATTATTACCCTATGATTTCAAAAATTTCATAATGGATCTTCATATGATGGATCAAATGTAAATTTGTCCACATCATATGATGGTGGAAGGGCATTCGATTGGCAGTTTCATATAGAGTCATCATTGTTCTCATTGCAAATCATCAGTTGTTGGCAACATAAAAGACTAAACCTAATCACGAAAGTGAAAAGCTATCAACCATTCTCGCTGACAGAAAACACATGGATCTCATGCAAAATATGCAGATAAAAAATGTGCCAAAACTTGCCTCTAAATCACATTAATAACTTAAGAATGCTCGAGAAGATTATTTGGCACAAGGACCCTGACAGATAAAAGCTAACAACAAACAAAGCTTTTGTTTGTTATCCTAAACTAAAAACTTTAAGCTGATATGAGGTCCCTCGACTTCATATACACTTattactaaacttgcacatccTTTGTAAAGGGGATATATTTCCAACGGTACCTACAGATGAAACCAAAACCAACAGTCTTCGAAGAAAGATATGCTAACTTACTGAAAATCTTTGCATTTTATAGAAAAAGGATCAGCAAACGTCTTTTAAAACAATGCCCAGATTTAGACAGTTAACCCACACCTTGTTCTCCTAATTAAATTTCTAGGGTCTTGTTTTtccctcttttcctttttgcaTATCACTAAGTAAATCATCTCACGTTGACTCTTAGATCTTGAATCTTGGTGTGTTTGACATTGTGCTTGATGCCAAAGTATTTTGGCTGGTGCACTCATAACAATATCAGATGTTTTTCTCATGACATGTGCACTAGACATAAGAAGGTGGTGGGATATTTTAATTGGACTGTTTAAAATCCACTACCAGGAGTAAATTATTTTAAGCTGAAGCTTTAAAGTCATTGAACCAAGACCAAAAAAGAAGTGGCATTTAGCAACACACAGGGAGCATCTATGCTTCAGCATTAAAGTTCTCCCTACATAATTGACGAATAGAACATGCGCACTTATTTGAACAATATCAAACCCCTCTTAGGATTCCTTAATAATATGCATAGCCCATAATACAAGGGAAAAGGGCAAAACATAAGAAGAAACAGTTCTGGTTTATCCATTTTTGTCAATTCCAGAGGCATGCTACAAGTTCAGGCGAATAATTTAGGTAAATTCGAAACAGGAGCAAGATCTGACTCGACAAATTTTCCTCTCAAAATTCACAGAGCACATGAAAGATACAACTTTAACACGGAACCTCGATATGATGGtgaaaaagagaagcaaaatactTACAATAATACGCCCCTCGATCCTCAAATCCTTCTGCTCAAAGAGCCATATCTGGATGCGAgctttctgaagcaacaacccaaAAAGTCGAATAAATAAGTAAACAACACAAGAATTAACGGAAATCAGCGTACGCATCAGAACTTACGCTTTGAAGGAACCTGAAAATTAGATTCTGCAGCAGGATCGCCGATGCCCGATCGTGATTAACACAAGAAGCACCACAACAAAGAATCAATAAGGTGAGCGGAGACGGAACGAAAACTAGGGTTTGAAAAGAAGAATGGAGGGAGAGCGTACGATCGGTTGGGTCATAATCCGTTGGACTTTGGTCGACGCCATTGCCGCTTCTCCCTTGTAGCCGGTTTCCTTTTCTCCTCTCTCGGTTCCGGCAGAAGCCCCTCCCGATGAACGCGATAAAGAAAACCCTAGCTTGAGCTCTAAAAGACGAGCGCAGGTCGAGAGTTTAAACGAGTGGCCACAAGTCTTTACACGAAACTTAAAGCCTAGACATCAAAAATCTCAACGGTGGATGTCAACGATGCCAATAAGAACTCTCGACGGTGGATGTCAACGATCTCAATAAGAACTGTTTCTGATGTTTCGGTGCAAAACGTCTCTTAGGTACGTTCATTAGCTAACTTCAGCGTAGATATAAAAGTGGAACTCTAGATCAATTTAACATATGACGatcaatttaatatatataaaaaataattttaatgtttaatgGTGGACGGTATTAATAATTTTAACGTTGACACTAATATAATTGTCTAATCGCCTTCAACAACGATAAGGTATGCTCTAACCGCGATATCACTTGCCTCTACGAGCAGTGTGTTGCTAACCTCATCGTCGTCCATCTCGCTCCGCTTTGTATCTACATTGATACTAACGCAGTTGCCGCTTAGAAGCTATGTCAACGTTGACCCAGATGATGGTGGTTGCTCCCCATCCCATTGCTTGTCTGTCATCCCATTCTCTTGGGAATAACTCCCGAAATCCCTCTCCCACCCCATTGCTTGTCTGTCATCCCATTCTCTTGGGAATAACTCCCGAAATCCCTCTCCCACCCCATTAAAGCTAAGAACACCTTTGCCcaccccctcctctctctctctcctagtcCGCTCCCACTCAGAACTCTCCACCATGCATAAGTAGCACTCTACTACCTCCCCAGACCTGTTTGTAGTCGCACCACCCTTTGCTCTAATGGCCTTCCGCACGATAACGATGACATGGACGAGCTCTTGTTAATGCCTAATGGAGCATGCCGCCTTGTAAGAGTCGAAGAGCTAGAACCGATCAATGATGGATGCCACTCTTTGTGGCGTGACATCAATTTGTTGCTTTAATTAGGTGCCCGATCGATGCCACACGACATAGGGTGACTTCTATCACTGATCGGTTTTGGCTCTTCGATTTGTACGACTCATGCAAAGTAGCATGCTTTGTTGGGCATTAACCAAAGTCGTGAATTGATGCGACACCATAGAGCGCAACATCCATCGCTGATCGATTCCGGCTCTTCAACTTGTACGGCTCCTACAAGGCAGCATGCTTTATCGAGCACTAACAAAAGCTCATCCATGTCGTCGCTATCATGTGAGAGGCCATTGGAGCAAAGGAGGCAAAGCACTTCTTGCGCGTGGTGGAGAGTTATGAGCAGAAGTGGATCAAGGGAGAGGGTGGGCAAAGGCATCCTCAGCTACGACGTGGGATTTGGGGATTGCATCGACGTCGATGCTAACGTCACTACTGTCCACCATTGaatattaaaattacttttttatcttttgttttcgtCGATAAAAATAACATCATTAGGGTAAATGaatctagatgtttcactttcgtaactatagagATACCTAACTTTTTAAAGCGTAGGGACCAGAGGATAATATGCGAATAGCCTGTGCAAAAATGACATTTCTTTTTCTTACCCTTCCTATGGTTTTGAAATTGAAAACAATTATAAATTGAAATCGATCATTATAAaccaactaaataaaaaaaataaaaataaatcataaataagttctttgttatagtaatataattggtattttatttttagaacatATTCACATAAATTagaatcttaataatttttttataaatcaaaatcgaTGAATCGTATCAAAAATCGAAACTAAATGGACGATTTTGAAACTAGAACTAGTTAGGTTCTACTACCATGGTATCCCTACTATAGTTCACAATGTTCCCATTCCTCTTGGAAATTTCCGAGTAGCAATAGAAGATTTTTTTTGAGGGTATGTACATCAATTTTGCATTCATTAGTAAGAAAAAAATTGGGTAAAATATGAGAATTTACTTAACAGAAATAGAGAAGTAGATCATTTTGTTAGATGGTATTTACACCAGTTTGGATTCACTAGTAGAAAAAAAATGGGTTAGATGATCTTATATGCTGCAATTGTGTATTTATCAGAAAATACTAAAAATGGGATAAACATCCACAGAAGGTGCGACAGTAAACCTTTCCCCACCGTCACGGAAGATGCCAACCGTCTTAACTTACCTCAGGGAGATTCCGTGTCACGTATTAAGATGCATCCAAGATTACTGTTGCTGCCGATGTGGGACAAAAAGTATACAACCTTATCTACCCGGCTCTTTTCATAACTTACAGTCAAGTTCTTTTCAGAAATATCCGCAGTAAACCAGGAAGGCATTTGTGCCACAAACAGATtgataaaataaaaatgaaaataaaaataaaatacttcTCACGTAATTGCAGTAAAATCTCTTGATCAAAGGTTTTCTCCATTGTCCTTCCTTTCCAACATTACAAGTCCAAGAAACTATGTAAACAGAAACTGTTTTCTTGTCCCACTCTTGCATTATTTCTTTAGGGATTCCATCTCGCATGAGGTAATAGTATTCATTGTGTATAAGAAAAATACATGATCTTGGAACTACATTTTAGCTTACGCTGACAGACTTTGTAATTGTGAAAGTATACTATAGTGAAACATATCATGAACAAAAATGAAGGTAGCTTAAGCTAATTCAGCTAAAATCAATCACCAACAAAGAGCTCTGTTATGAAAATGAGGTTCTAATTATGACCACAATCACAACCTGACAACAGCATTGGGAAATCAGTCAATGAAGAACTAACTAATCAAACAAAATACATTAGCGAAAGAGAAATGTTGTGTTGCATTCATATCAGTACCTGTCTTACCTTGCAAATGCCAAACATGATATGAGATACCCTACTGAACTGTAGGCATACATTTGCACAGTAAATTAAACCCATCCATAACACACTGGGCTAATTGCACAAAGACTAAAAATAGTTGTTCTTAATCAGGTATAAATAAGAGGATTACAAATAAAAAAAGTGTTACTTTATTCATGGCCGAtggcataaaagcaaagataaccaTCCCTCTTTGGACATTCTTAAATAAATGTGTGGTCCACAATTATAATTGCATATGCTTTGCACAGAAGAGTTTCTCAAATGTAAAAGCACAGGCTTCCACTTCTACTTCGTTTCCTTTTTCTCGATGACAGGGATTCCACAAATCCATTAACAAAAACAAAGAAGGAACAATCTGTATAAGTTGCACCTTACAAGCAAAAAACCCAGGTCACAATAATGATTAACTTTTACACCCATTATCTGTTTATACATGAAAAAGACAAGTTTACAATCATCCATACTTATCTATCTAGTCTTCTTCATTTACAGTATCGATATCTCTTCATTGTATACTTAGCTATCTAATCTAATTGCTTCACACCATCATCAACAAAGGACAATTATTTTGCAATGaacagatttgctaccaacctataAAATGAATTATACACATATTCCTAGATGCCTACCAAGATGTCACAGATAAACCAAGATTTGTGACAAAAAAGTCAGGGTACTCTTCTTGTGTGTGGTGGCAAAGCACCCTCGTGTGGCATGTAATTAATGCATTAGGTTCATGGTGGGCCAAGCCTAACCCTGTGCCGATTTTGCCAAAGCCTAAAGGATATATTTAGGTGTTGTCACACAAGGGGTAAGCTAATGCAGTAGCTTCATGGTGGGTTAAGCCTAAGTCTGCTGATTTTGCCAAAAAACTCAAGGATATATTTAGGTGTTGTCAATCACGGGATAAGAAAGTTGAGCATTAAGAAACCTCCTTGATGATGCTCCCCACTTAACAGCAGTCATCCAAACTTAGGCTCATAAATTAAGTTAAACAATATAGCACAGGACCAACCATCATGGGCTACTAAGAAGCATGCTAACATCAAGTTGATTAAAGGAACTGATGAACAAGTGATACTTTTGCCCCAAAAAGAAACCTATTTGTTTTGAACATCAATTAATCTACAAATCCAAGAGGTATATCCTTATCTTGAAACTAGCAAACCACTGGATATAGGAAAACATTGAGTTCTTTGGTTGTTTCAAACAAATTTCGCTGTATCATAATGTACCGTCCGGTATGAGCGGTATGTACAAGTCCAATAGGGGACCAGTACGAACAGTACATATTAGCTTATCGGTATATTCCATCGTACTGTATATTAATACATTAGTACGATTCAATATGTATCATACCGACAGTAGATCGGTATACCGGTACGGACCGATATGACGAACCATGGTTTCAAATAAGGAAGAGTTGTCTGCCTTCTGATAAGTACCACGTTGGCTTAGGAAGTGGTTCATTTAGTTGGAAGAGTGAAAGGTAATTGTCACTTCAGCTGGCATTTCAACAATATAAAGTACACAAAAGTTGCTTTTAGATAGTAATTAACTAGGGAGAGTGAGTTTAGGATGCCTTGGGTTCATGAACATGTAGATCTTATTGCAGATACACTAGTACCTGAAAGAAAGATCTTTCAAAACCTTGAACCCCCATCCCTAAACCAGCTTTACGAAAGAGAGAGATGTACAACTAAAAGACTTAAATTACGATAGAATTCAGAAACTGCTTGACAAGATCTTGACACTTAGGACTGTCCAAATGGTGCG belongs to Musa acuminata AAA Group cultivar baxijiao chromosome BXJ1-11, Cavendish_Baxijiao_AAA, whole genome shotgun sequence and includes:
- the LOC135597086 gene encoding uncharacterized protein LOC135597086; this translates as MASTKVQRIMTQPINLIFRFLQSKARIQIWLFEQKDLRIEGRIIGFDEYMNLVLEEAEELNVKKKTRKPLGRILLKGDNITLMMSTGK